The following coding sequences are from one Verrucosispora sp. WMMD573 window:
- a CDS encoding acyltransferase — protein MSGIRRGLVVRTVFAVKRGWYRLRYPRLRLGAGVEIRGRIRLRRGVRVSIGAHTRVNKLVRFAGPGEVRVGADCLLNATWIGTWTSVTIGDRCLLSDCELLDNDFHNLAPDRRHDPPTAATRAPITVEDNVWIGAHALVMKGVRIGRDSVVGAATVVRADVPPGVVVIGNPQQIAKKFND, from the coding sequence TTGTCCGGCATCCGTCGTGGACTCGTCGTGCGTACCGTCTTCGCGGTCAAGCGTGGCTGGTACCGGCTGCGCTACCCGCGCCTGCGACTGGGCGCGGGGGTGGAGATCCGTGGCCGGATCCGGCTGCGTCGCGGCGTACGGGTCAGCATCGGTGCGCACACCCGCGTGAACAAGCTGGTCCGCTTCGCCGGCCCCGGTGAGGTACGCGTCGGTGCCGACTGTCTGCTCAACGCGACCTGGATCGGCACCTGGACGTCGGTGACCATCGGCGACCGGTGCCTGCTGTCGGACTGCGAACTGCTCGACAACGACTTCCACAACCTGGCCCCCGATCGCCGTCACGACCCGCCCACGGCGGCCACCCGGGCGCCGATCACCGTCGAGGACAACGTCTGGATCGGCGCGCACGCGCTGGTGATGAAGGGGGTGCGGATCGGCCGGGACAGCGTCGTGGGCGCCGCGACGGTGGTCCGCGCCGACGTCCCGCCCGGGGTCGTGGTGATCGGCAATCCACAACAGATAGCGAAGAAGTTCAATGACTGA
- a CDS encoding lipopolysaccharide biosynthesis protein, which yields MTDAAPSAWTGDGPATASTSRSVTITDVVRVPLHRIRLVAAVALCGLLAAVGYVLVAPASVTASAVVAVRPVVTDAFTPSGAAADRAVNMNVESGIATGTEVVGKLAATFDSDQRTVRDALEVEVPAGGQILRFIYQAGDAERAVAGANLAAQSYLDIRRGMYETQREEMLRSYDESIEKIVAQRNAVQRRINNARDTAAAEAAVAELGGINNQLTQLSSARTEIAAVDVNPGWVTRSAEQALATTAGSSSMLLAGGLLGGAVIGLVLAFLWESADRRIRSVADARDSTGLPLLGTVRRARLRGRAVDADIRYVAMAVAERVREPARVAVVTAREDATAITAGLAVALAVAGREVFVADDSGRIDRLRATVLTDRGRLPAAIDPARPAVPKPRTAPTDTDDGPTEVIARRPSPHPIGARPSTDPEATLTLPRVAKTTSRTDNGRASGDEQVAVGAGSVRFGTWRQGADKRLVLYNAPPAEADERGVAVARQGTAVVVVERDRTRQADLRRLAERLRAAGVNPLGFVLCRSGRS from the coding sequence ATGACTGATGCCGCGCCCAGCGCCTGGACCGGAGACGGCCCAGCCACCGCCTCGACGTCCCGCAGCGTCACCATCACAGACGTGGTGCGGGTGCCGCTGCACCGGATCCGGTTGGTAGCGGCGGTGGCCCTCTGTGGACTGCTCGCCGCGGTCGGCTACGTGCTGGTGGCGCCGGCCTCGGTGACGGCGAGCGCGGTGGTGGCGGTCCGGCCGGTGGTCACCGACGCCTTCACGCCCAGCGGCGCCGCCGCCGACCGGGCGGTGAACATGAACGTGGAGAGCGGGATCGCCACCGGCACCGAGGTCGTCGGCAAGCTGGCCGCGACCTTCGACTCCGACCAGCGCACGGTACGCGACGCTCTTGAGGTCGAGGTGCCGGCCGGTGGCCAGATCCTGCGCTTCATCTACCAGGCCGGCGACGCCGAACGAGCGGTGGCGGGTGCCAACCTGGCCGCGCAGAGCTACCTGGACATCCGGCGCGGAATGTACGAGACGCAGCGCGAGGAGATGTTGCGCTCGTACGACGAGAGCATCGAGAAGATCGTCGCCCAGCGCAACGCCGTGCAGCGCCGGATCAACAACGCCCGGGACACCGCCGCCGCCGAAGCCGCCGTGGCCGAACTCGGCGGCATCAACAACCAGCTCACCCAGCTCAGCTCCGCCCGTACGGAGATCGCCGCGGTCGACGTGAATCCGGGCTGGGTCACCCGCAGCGCCGAGCAGGCGTTGGCCACCACCGCCGGCAGCTCGTCGATGCTGCTCGCCGGTGGGCTGCTCGGTGGGGCCGTGATCGGTCTGGTACTCGCCTTCCTGTGGGAGTCGGCCGACCGGCGTATCCGCAGCGTGGCCGATGCGCGGGACAGCACCGGCCTGCCGCTGCTGGGCACCGTCCGCCGCGCCCGGCTACGCGGCCGGGCCGTCGACGCCGACATCCGCTACGTGGCGATGGCCGTCGCCGAACGGGTACGCGAGCCCGCCCGGGTCGCCGTGGTGACCGCCCGGGAGGACGCCACCGCGATCACCGCCGGGCTCGCGGTCGCCCTCGCCGTGGCCGGGCGGGAGGTGTTCGTGGCCGACGACAGCGGCCGGATCGACCGGCTGCGGGCCACGGTGCTCACCGACCGGGGCCGGTTGCCGGCGGCCATCGACCCGGCCCGGCCCGCCGTGCCCAAGCCCCGCACCGCCCCCACGGACACCGATGACGGTCCCACCGAGGTCATCGCCCGGCGTCCCTCCCCACATCCGATCGGCGCCCGTCCCTCGACCGACCCGGAGGCCACCCTCACCCTGCCCCGGGTCGCCAAGACCACCAGCCGTACCGACAACGGACGGGCGAGCGGCGACGAGCAGGTGGCGGTGGGTGCCGGCAGCGTGCGGTTCGGCACCTGGCGGCAGGGCGCCGACAAGCGTCTCGTGCTCTACAACGCCCCGCCCGCCGAGGCCGACGAGCGGGGCGTTGCGGTGGCCCGGCAGGGCACTGCCGTGGTCGTCGTCGAACGGGACCGCACCCGCCAGGCCGACCTGCGGCGGCTCGCCGAGCGGCTGCGGGCGGCCGGGGTCAACCCGCTCGGGTTCGTGCTGTGTCGCAGCGGGCGGAGCTGA
- a CDS encoding O-antigen ligase family protein: MPPRLPLWPLAVMFGLVPLWWVVGAFYLGWPVLGALLFTLLATRGRVPLPPGAGIWLLFLALVMVSATRLASPTSLPTFVLRLAFYLTALVVAVYVYTVVRERPDQAAVLVPLCAFWFGLVALGWLGVLVPRLELTTPVETLLPSGVSGVPFISDMVHLTTAEYSARSLNPIYRPAAPYAYTNNYGSAYAMTLPCVVAYTMLRRRGLLRWALLASLPVSLVPAFLTLNRAMFLSLGVGLAVLGVRAALRGNTRVAASIGGMVVLGGIASLFIPVAELIGNRVESSDTNTDRLSLYSEVLRRVGDSPWLGYGAPMEVDTVTADAPIGTQGQLWMVLFSHGVPALLCFLAWFVVAALICARATSAAGQWLSVVPVICLVQVPFYGMANQNLAVAFFAVAFALALCERERRIPPGGMPRRTAVVRA; the protein is encoded by the coding sequence GTGCCGCCCCGCCTGCCGCTGTGGCCGTTGGCGGTGATGTTCGGGCTGGTCCCGCTCTGGTGGGTGGTAGGCGCCTTCTACCTCGGCTGGCCGGTGCTGGGTGCCCTGCTGTTCACCCTGCTGGCCACCCGGGGCCGGGTGCCGCTGCCGCCCGGCGCGGGGATCTGGCTGCTGTTCCTGGCCCTCGTGATGGTCAGCGCGACCCGGCTGGCGTCCCCAACTTCGCTGCCGACCTTCGTGCTGCGCCTGGCGTTCTACCTCACCGCGCTGGTCGTCGCGGTCTACGTCTACACCGTCGTCCGGGAGCGCCCCGACCAGGCCGCCGTGCTGGTGCCGCTGTGCGCGTTCTGGTTCGGGCTGGTCGCGCTGGGCTGGCTCGGCGTGCTGGTGCCACGGCTGGAACTGACCACCCCGGTCGAGACGCTGCTGCCGTCGGGTGTGTCCGGGGTGCCGTTCATCAGCGACATGGTCCACCTGACCACCGCGGAATACAGCGCCAGGTCACTCAACCCGATCTACCGGCCGGCGGCCCCGTACGCGTACACCAACAACTACGGCAGCGCGTACGCGATGACGTTGCCGTGCGTGGTCGCGTACACCATGCTGCGTCGGCGCGGCCTGCTGCGCTGGGCGTTGCTGGCGTCGCTGCCGGTGTCGCTGGTCCCGGCGTTCCTCACGCTCAACCGGGCGATGTTCCTCAGCCTCGGTGTGGGCCTGGCCGTGCTCGGGGTGCGAGCGGCGCTGCGCGGCAACACCCGGGTGGCCGCCTCCATCGGCGGCATGGTGGTGCTCGGTGGCATCGCCAGCCTGTTCATCCCGGTGGCCGAGCTGATCGGTAATCGGGTCGAGTCCAGTGACACCAACACCGACCGGCTGTCGCTCTACAGCGAGGTGCTGCGCCGGGTGGGTGACTCGCCCTGGCTGGGCTACGGAGCGCCGATGGAGGTGGACACCGTGACCGCCGACGCGCCGATCGGCACCCAGGGGCAGCTGTGGATGGTGTTGTTCAGCCACGGCGTACCGGCCCTGCTGTGCTTCCTGGCCTGGTTCGTCGTCGCCGCGCTGATCTGCGCCCGGGCCACCTCGGCGGCTGGTCAGTGGCTCTCCGTCGTCCCGGTGATCTGCCTGGTGCAGGTCCCCTTCTACGGGATGGCCAACCAGAACCTCGCGGTGGCCTTCTTCGCGGTGGCCTTCGCGCTCGCGCTCTGCGAACGCGAACGCCGCATCCCGCCGGGCGGGATGCCGCGGCGGACGGCGGTGGTGCGGGCATGA
- a CDS encoding lipopolysaccharide biosynthesis protein — protein sequence MTATTSPPTGDGPGGTPSTLAAPVDGAAETRRSTRSGVAGLLGAATSGLFGFLLAVVITRGYGTTGAGAFFAAIGVVTVAAAICTLGAETGLIWALPRRRAGDGARVLPVALTPPLLFAVLVAAGGAVVAGPLAGRLLGPAGGPLLVVTFAAVPVVVAMNLLLAVVRCVRPMRSYVSVQFLLLPIARPLLVGAAVLAGGGLLAGMSGWLVPAAVALLVCLILVAGPLGIGAGARLRPQPGDWSTFWRFALPRAASAAIDAGSMWIGVLLTSALAGPADAGVFGAVGRYVLAGQLAMQGLRVAVAPQLSRLLGRGERAAAAAVHRQLTGWGLVLSWPVYLLLAAFAPAFLALFGPEFTAGAAAMTVLAVAMLVNTGVGNVQSLLLMGGRSGLHLAAALAGLLVTVGGGLALIPAHGATGAAIAWAAGIVTENLCAATFARLVVRQPLVDARMLAAAAVTVAGVGLAAVAGLAVAGRGIAGLVLAVVTLATVCVGLLTLPRVRRGIRVTMVQIRGGSPAGDPPRTSKGR from the coding sequence ATGACGGCGACCACCAGCCCACCGACGGGAGACGGCCCCGGGGGTACGCCGAGCACCCTCGCGGCGCCGGTGGACGGCGCGGCCGAGACCCGGCGCAGCACCCGCAGCGGCGTGGCCGGGCTGCTCGGCGCGGCGACCAGCGGGCTGTTCGGCTTCCTGCTCGCGGTCGTCATCACCCGTGGCTACGGCACCACCGGAGCGGGCGCGTTCTTCGCCGCGATCGGCGTGGTGACCGTCGCCGCCGCGATCTGCACCCTCGGCGCGGAGACCGGTCTGATCTGGGCGCTGCCCCGGCGGCGGGCCGGCGACGGCGCCCGGGTGCTGCCGGTCGCCCTGACCCCACCGTTGCTGTTCGCCGTGCTGGTCGCGGCGGGTGGTGCGGTTGTCGCCGGGCCGCTCGCCGGCCGGCTGCTGGGCCCGGCGGGCGGGCCGTTGCTGGTGGTGACCTTCGCGGCGGTACCCGTGGTGGTCGCGATGAACCTGCTGCTGGCCGTCGTGCGCTGCGTACGCCCGATGCGGTCCTACGTCTCGGTGCAGTTCCTGCTGCTGCCGATCGCCCGTCCGCTGCTGGTCGGCGCGGCAGTGCTCGCCGGTGGCGGGCTGCTGGCGGGGATGAGCGGGTGGCTGGTGCCGGCCGCCGTGGCGCTGCTGGTGTGCCTGATCCTGGTGGCCGGGCCGCTCGGGATCGGCGCGGGCGCCCGGCTGCGTCCGCAACCCGGTGACTGGTCCACGTTCTGGCGGTTCGCGCTGCCCCGCGCCGCCTCGGCGGCGATCGACGCGGGCAGCATGTGGATCGGCGTGCTGCTCACCTCGGCCCTGGCCGGCCCGGCCGACGCCGGTGTCTTCGGTGCCGTCGGCCGCTACGTCCTCGCCGGCCAACTTGCGATGCAGGGGCTGCGGGTGGCCGTCGCCCCGCAACTGTCCCGGCTGCTGGGCCGGGGGGAGCGGGCCGCCGCCGCTGCCGTGCACCGGCAGTTGACCGGCTGGGGGCTGGTGCTCTCCTGGCCGGTGTACCTGCTGCTCGCCGCCTTCGCGCCGGCGTTCCTGGCGCTGTTCGGCCCCGAGTTCACCGCCGGCGCCGCCGCGATGACGGTGCTCGCCGTGGCGATGCTCGTCAACACCGGGGTCGGCAACGTGCAGAGCCTGCTGCTGATGGGCGGGCGCAGCGGCCTGCACCTGGCCGCGGCGCTGGCCGGGCTGCTGGTCACCGTCGGCGGCGGGCTGGCGCTGATCCCCGCCCACGGGGCGACCGGCGCGGCGATCGCCTGGGCCGCCGGCATCGTGACCGAGAACCTCTGCGCGGCCACCTTCGCCCGGCTGGTGGTGCGCCAACCTCTGGTGGACGCCCGGATGCTGGCCGCGGCGGCGGTCACCGTGGCCGGGGTCGGGCTGGCGGCGGTGGCCGGGCTGGCGGTGGCCGGCAGGGGCATCGCCGGACTGGTGCTCGCGGTGGTCACACTCGCCACCGTCTGCGTCGGCTTGTTGACGTTGCCCCGGGTGCGACGCGGCATCCGGGTGACCATGGTGCAGATCCGTGGCGGGTCGCCGGCCGGCGACCCGCCACGGACATCGAAGGGCAGGTGA
- a CDS encoding sulfotransferase domain-containing protein, whose protein sequence is MSSIRDRVKQLVPTQVTNRVRESLVDYGVRTSDRRPLPDFLIIGTKRGGTTSLWNYLIQHPLVPRLFPAWNTKSAHYFEEHWNRGEAWYRSHFPTLRQRETLEHRHGGPVRVGEAAPLYMFHPLAAERVSALMPSVRLIVLLRDPVERAYSHWKERRTNGVEPLDFAAALAAEAQRTAGERERLIAEPNHFSEPYDWYTYRARGRYLEHLQPWLERFDRSQILFLPSEELYADARATYQRTLDFLGLPPFDLPNFKVYNDRRSAPLEPALRAELTAYYRPHNEALRQRLGLRLDWPDRVA, encoded by the coding sequence GTGTCGTCCATTCGCGACCGGGTGAAGCAGTTGGTGCCGACCCAGGTGACGAACCGGGTACGGGAAAGCCTCGTCGACTACGGGGTACGCACCAGCGACCGCCGGCCGTTGCCGGACTTCCTCATCATCGGCACCAAGCGCGGCGGCACCACCTCGCTGTGGAACTACCTGATCCAGCATCCGCTGGTGCCCCGGCTCTTTCCCGCCTGGAACACGAAGTCCGCGCACTACTTCGAGGAGCACTGGAACCGCGGCGAGGCGTGGTACCGCTCGCATTTCCCGACGTTGCGGCAGCGGGAGACACTGGAGCACCGCCACGGCGGCCCGGTCCGCGTCGGTGAGGCCGCCCCGCTGTACATGTTCCACCCGCTGGCCGCCGAGCGGGTGTCCGCGCTGATGCCCTCGGTGCGGCTGATCGTGCTGCTCCGCGACCCGGTGGAACGGGCCTACTCGCACTGGAAGGAGCGGCGGACCAACGGCGTGGAGCCGCTCGACTTCGCCGCCGCACTGGCCGCCGAGGCGCAGCGCACGGCAGGGGAGCGGGAACGGCTGATCGCCGAACCCAACCACTTCAGCGAGCCCTACGACTGGTACACCTACCGGGCACGGGGCCGGTACCTGGAGCACCTGCAACCGTGGCTGGAGCGCTTCGACCGCAGCCAGATCCTCTTCCTGCCCAGCGAGGAGCTGTACGCCGACGCCCGGGCGACCTACCAGCGCACCCTGGACTTCCTCGGCCTCCCGCCGTTCGACCTGCCCAACTTCAAGGTCTACAACGACCGGCGGTCCGCGCCCCTGGAGCCGGCGCTGCGCGCCGAGCTGACCGCGTACTACCGCCCGCACAACGAGGCGTTGCGGCAGCGGCTGGGGTTGCGGCTCGACTGGCCGGACCGGGTCGCGTGA